One genomic segment of Fusobacterium nucleatum includes these proteins:
- a CDS encoding aspartate carbamoyltransferase catalytic subunit: MKNLLSMEDLTNEEILSLVKRALELKKGAENKKRNDLFIANLFFENSTRTKKSFEVAEKKLNLNVIDFEVSTSSVQKGETLYDTCKTLEMIGINMLVIRHSENEYYKQLENLKIPIINGGDGSGEHPSQCLLDIMTIYETYDKFHGLNIIIVGDIKNSRVARSNKKALTRLGAKVSFVAPEIWKDKSLGEFVNFDDAIDKVDICMLLRVQHERHTDSKEKTEFSKENYHKSFGLTEERYKRLKEGAIIMHPAPVNRDVEIADSLVESEKSRIFEQMKNGMFMRQAILEYIIEKNKI; this comes from the coding sequence ATGAAAAATTTGTTATCTATGGAAGATTTAACAAATGAAGAAATATTATCTTTGGTAAAAAGAGCTTTGGAATTAAAAAAAGGAGCAGAGAATAAAAAAAGAAATGATTTGTTTATAGCAAATTTGTTTTTTGAAAATTCTACTCGTACAAAAAAGAGTTTTGAAGTGGCAGAAAAGAAATTAAATCTTAATGTGATTGATTTTGAAGTGTCAACTTCTTCTGTTCAAAAGGGGGAAACTCTTTATGATACTTGTAAAACCTTAGAAATGATAGGAATCAATATGTTGGTTATAAGACATTCAGAAAATGAATACTATAAGCAACTTGAAAATTTAAAAATCCCTATAATAAATGGTGGAGATGGAAGTGGAGAACATCCTTCACAATGTCTTTTAGATATTATGACTATATATGAAACTTATGATAAATTTCATGGTTTAAATATAATAATTGTTGGAGATATAAAAAATTCAAGAGTAGCAAGAAGTAACAAAAAAGCACTTACAAGATTAGGAGCAAAAGTTAGTTTTGTAGCTCCTGAAATTTGGAAAGATAAAAGTCTAGGAGAATTTGTGAATTTTGATGATGCAATAGATAAAGTAGATATCTGTATGCTTTTAAGAGTTCAACATGAAAGACATACAGATAGTAAAGAAAAAACAGAATTCTCAAAGGAAAATTATCATAAAAGCTTTGGATTAACAGAAGAAAGATACAAAAGATTAAAAGAGGGAGCAATTATAATGCACCCAGCACCTGTAAACAGAGATGTTGAAATAGCAGATAGCTTAGTTGAAAGTGAAAAATCTCGTATATTTGAACAAATGAAAAATGGTATGTTTATGAGACAAGCAATACTTGAATATATTATAGAGAAAAATAAAATATGA
- the pyrR gene encoding bifunctional pyr operon transcriptional regulator/uracil phosphoribosyltransferase PyrR — protein MKILLDENGIRRSITRISYEIIERNKTIDNIVLVGIKSRGDILAERIKQKLMELENIDVPLETIDITYYRDDIDRKNFELDIKDIEFKTNLTGKVVVIVDDVLYTGRTIRAGLDAILSKSRPVKIQLACLIDRGHRELPIRADFIGKNIPTSHSENIEVYLKELDGKEEVVIL, from the coding sequence ATGAAAATATTATTAGATGAAAATGGCATACGAAGATCAATAACAAGAATATCTTATGAAATTATCGAAAGAAATAAAACAATAGATAATATTGTTTTAGTTGGAATAAAAAGTAGGGGAGATATTCTGGCAGAAAGGATAAAACAAAAATTAATGGAACTTGAAAATATTGATGTTCCATTAGAAACTATTGATATTACATATTATAGAGATGATATTGATAGGAAAAATTTTGAATTAGATATTAAAGATATAGAATTTAAAACTAATTTAACAGGTAAAGTTGTTGTTATAGTTGATGATGTACTATATACAGGAAGAACTATAAGAGCAGGGCTTGATGCAATTCTTAGTAAGTCAAGACCAGTTAAAATTCAGCTAGCTTGTTTAATTGATAGAGGACACCGTGAATTACCAATAAGGGCAGATTTTATAGGGAAAAATATTCCGACATCTCATTCTGAAAATATAGAGGTATATTTAAAGGAATTAGATGGAAAGGAAGAAGTTGTAATATTGTAA